The Erigeron canadensis isolate Cc75 chromosome 4, C_canadensis_v1, whole genome shotgun sequence genome window below encodes:
- the LOC122596244 gene encoding serine acetyltransferase 5 — protein sequence MPAGEPRQASEAAADPDAEATWVWAEIKAEARRDAESEPALASYLYSTILSHSTLDRSLSFHLGNKLCSSTLLSTLLYDLFLNTFSVDPDLRLAAVADLRAARSRDPACVSFSHCLLNYKGFLACQAHRVAHKLWTQSRKPLALALQSRISDVFAVDIHPGAKLGKGILFDHATGVVVGETAVIGNNVSILHHVTLGGTGKAGGDRHPKIGDGVLIGAGATILGNVSIGAGAKIGAGSVVLINVPPRATAVGNPARLVEGKEASKLEECPGMSMDHTSFISDWSDYTI from the exons ATGCCGGCAGGCGAACCCCGGCAGGCATCTGAAGCAGCGGCGGACCCAGACGCAGAAGCAACATGGGTATGGGCTGAAATCAAAGCAGAGGCTCGGCGTGATGCAGAATCAGAACCGGCGTTAGCCAGTTACTTGTATTCAACCATACTCTCTCACTCTACCTTGGATCGATCCCTTTCCTTCCATCTTGGAAATAAGCTCTGTTCTTCCACTTTGTTGTCCACTTTGCTTTACGATCTGTTTCTCAACACTTTCTCTGTGGACCCTGATCTCCGGTTAGCCGCTGTTGCTGACTTGCGTGCTGCTAGGTCACGTGACCCTGCTTGTGTTTCTTTCTCTCATTGTTTGCTCAATTATAAAGGCTTCCTTGCTTGTCAG GCTCATCGGGTTGCTCATAAGCTATGGACTCAATCTCGAAAACCATTGGCCCTTGCTTTACAATCTCGGATATCTGATGTTTTTGCTGTTGATATTCACCCGGGTGCTAAACTTGGAAAGGGAATACTTTTTGATCATGCAACAGGTGTTGTTGTAGGGGAGACTGCAGTTATCGGCAACAATGTTTCCATTCTTCACCATGTGACTCTAGGAGGGACGGGCAAGGCTGGTGGTGACCGCCACCCAAAGATCGGAGATGGTGTGCTGATTGGTGCGGGGGCAACTATATTGGGGAACGTTAGCATTGGTGCTGGAGCAAAGATTGGTGCAGGATCAGTGGTCTTGATCAATGTCCCACCACGAGCAACTGCGGTTGGGAATCCAGCGAGGTTGGTTGAAGGTAAAGAGGCATCAAAGCTTGAAGAATGCCCTGGGATGTCTATGGATCATACATCATTCATATCAGATTGGTCTGATTACACTATATGA
- the LOC122597318 gene encoding putative germin-like protein 2-1 translates to MARGLCLIVVLALSVIAAHAADHSPLQDFCVADMNGQVRVNGFACKTPSSVQANDFYFGGMHIMGNTSNALGSSVTPAFVFQVPGLNTLGISLARLDFAPRGVIPPHTHPRATEILTVLEGQLEVGFVTSNPENRHISKILNKGDVFVFPVNLVHYQRNVGSSYAVAMVALSSQNPGVIAVASAVFGSNPDISTDILSKAFQVSDDVITDLQLKF, encoded by the exons ATGGCTCGCGGTCTTTGCTTGATTGTTGTTCTAGCATTGTCTGTCATCGCGGCCCATGCGGCGGACCATAGCCCTCTTCAAGACTTTTGTGTAGCGGATATGAATGGACAAG TACGGGTGAACGGATTCGCTTGCAAGACTCCAAGTTCGGTTCAAGCAAACGACTTTTACTTTGGTGGCATGCATATTATGGGCAACACTTCAAATgcattgggatcaagtgtgacCCCAGCTTTTGTATTTCAAGTACCAGGATTAAACACACTAGGGATCTCACTTGCCCGGCTCGACTTTGCACCAAGGGGAGTTATCCCACCTCACACTCATCCCCGTGCTACTGAAATCTTAACCGTCTTGGAAGGCCAGCTTGAAGTAGGATTCGTGACATCAAACCCTGAAAACCGTCACatttcaaaaatactaaacAAGGGTGACGTTTTTGTGTTTCCTGTGAATTTGGTGCATTACCAACGTAATGTCGGAAGCTCGTATGCAGTTGCTATGGTTGCCTTGAGTAGCCAGAACCCTGGAGTGATTGCAGTAGCTAGTGCGGTTTTTGGCTCAAACCCAGATATATCAACTGATATTCTCTCAAAGGCATTCCAAGTCAGTGATGATGTTATTACTGACTTGCAACTTAAGTTTTAG
- the LOC122596152 gene encoding mitochondrial carrier protein CoAc2, translated as MAESNNNYDNGGGVVQGIPLFAKELIAGGVAGGVAKTIVAPLERVKILFQTRSEFHDIGLLASFRRIAKTEGLIGFYRGNGASVARIVPYAALHYMAYEQYRRHINYNFPGMGNGPVVDLLAGSLSGGTAVLFTYPLDLVRTKLAYQVVDTPKLNIKGAMASEQAFRGIRDCFSRTYREAGMRGLYRGVAPSLYGIFPYSGLKFYFYEEMKSHVPDDYRKNIMVKLACGSVAGLLGQTFTYPLDVVRRQMQVQRLQGSSSLQLKGTMGTLIMIVQKEGWKHLFSGLSINYMKVVPSVAIGFTVYDVMKAYLRVPPRDKVIDEMATNKRENQSSTLPSSQSVS; from the exons ATGGCAGAAAGTAATAACAATTATGATAATGGTGGCGGTGTTGTACAAGGAATTCCGTTGTTTGCGAAAGAATTGATCGCCGGTGGTGTCGCCGGCGGTGTTGCCAAAACCATCGTTGCTCCTCTTGAGCGTGTGAAAATCCTCTTTCAG ACTAGAAGTGAATTTCACGATATAGGATTGTTAGCGTCTTTTAGAAGGATTGCAAAGACCGAAGGACTTATTGGGTTTTACAG GGGAAATGGAGCTAGTGTTGCCAGGATTGTTCCTTATGCAGCTTTACATTATATGGCATATGAGCAATATAGAAGGCATATTAACTACAACTTTCCTGGCATGGGAAACGGTCCAGTTGTTGATCTGTTAGCAGGATCTTTATCTGGAGGAACTGCTGTGCTTTTTACTTACCCACTTGATTTAGTTAGAACTAAATTAGCTTATCAG GTTGTTGATACTCCCAAATTGAATATTAAAGGAGCCATGGCTAGCGAACAAGCATTCAGAGGAATTAGGGATTGTTTTTCAAGGACTTATAGAGAGGCTGGGATGAGAGGGCTTTATCGGGGTGTAG CTCCATCACTCTATGGAATCTTTCCTTACTCGGGTTTGAAGTTTTACTTCTATGAGGAAATGAAAAGCCATGTCCCTGATGATTACAGAAAGAACATAATGGTCAAACTTGCTTGTGGATCTGTTGCTGGGTTACTTGGTCAGACTTTCACATATCCTTTGGATGTCGTGCGGAGGCAAATGCAG GTTCAGCGGTTACAGGGTTCCAGCAGCTTACAATTGAAAGGAACAATGGGAACTCTTATCATGATTGTCCAAAAAGAAGGATGGAAGCATTTATTTTCAGGACTGAGCATTAACTATATGAAG GTTGTGCCATCAGTTGCAATTGGATTTACAGTCTATGACGTTATGAAAGCGTATTTGAGGGTTCCACCACGAGATAAAGTTATTGATGAAATGGCCACGAACAAAAGAGAGAACCAGTCGTCAACCTTGCCCTCATCACAATCCGTCTCTTAA
- the LOC122597709 gene encoding protein FAR1-RELATED SEQUENCE 9-like, whose amino-acid sequence MHLDNIPRNELVETPLIDDIDANGYLVNSVDLETECNSQNVDVDLGTGEYLDSYEDENTFNDDNIIGRVFNTHENAYTFYNQYAFLHGFGIRIHWDYKNKTTNEKYRKLFVCNKEGFKKVKDHGSSGDSKISRRETRTGCDARLRVSKTKDGKWHVDKFIDAHNHELSTTPQKVMKHRSHSKFHRSMACRSLMLNLGQSGLRPSQIKKAVNAIKSPFEIEVTSKQCVDVLSQQRKQYKGKEFYGLIKHLQDKSKRDLNQYFEIDLFADGSPRNIFWADGRSRDAYLKFGDVVVFDVTYMTNRFRLPFAPFVGVNHHGQSILFGGALLENEKEETFQWLFEHFLKCMFNKYPAAIITEQDKAIGNAICKVFPNTRHRYCVWHINRHELEHLNQFASRFSDFQESYKRWVKSDTTKEFETQWEVINSKYNLDSSNWMVEMYKLRNFWVEAFFKDIFLAGMTTSQRSESIHSYFDGYVNSNTMLNEFVIQYDKAVDDRRVAEEDEDFQTINTLPVLSSVHPIEAKAGKLLVFKKEWIEATNNLTHETLSKSMEESSYKVGQLNVDKKYWRTVKVFFLNKVDARCSCAMFETHGILCKHILYVMKKKNVETLPDHYILPRWTIASRYRAGSVSIEDPNSENEVSALTLWCVHNNYTKAVDQARDSPNEINRLNAFFLKFLEEQMKRKKPTMLENKNKDSNVRISQVDAMPQMSVRDPANRANTKGRPKKATRIKPFIEVRKKKTCSYCGGLGHYKTGCPTKKVNDSLGKKQ is encoded by the exons ATGCATTTGGATAATATACCAAGAAACGAGTTGGTTGAAACTCCTTTGATTGATGATATCGATGCAAATGGTTATTTGGTTAACAGTGTGGATTTAGAAACTGAATGTAACAGTCAAAATGTGGATGTGGATTTAGGTACTGGTGAGTATCTTGATTCTTATGAAGATGAAAATacatttaatgatgataatattaTCGGGAGGGTGTTTAATACCCATGAAAATGCATATACGTTTTATAATCAATATGCTTTTCTACATGGATTTGGTATACGTATTCATTGggactataaaaataaaacaacaaatgaGAAATATCGAAAGTTGTTTGTGTGCAACAAAGAAGGCTTCAAAAAGGTGAAGGATCATGGTTCTAGTGGGGATTCTAAGATAAGTCGTAGAGAAACAAGAACAGGTTGTGACGCTCGACTTCGcgtttcaaaaacaaaagacgGTAAATGGCATGTGGATAAGTTTATTGATGCACACAATCATGAGTTAAGTACTACACCGCAAAAAGTAATGAAACACCGTTCTCACAGTAAGTTTCACCGCTCCATGGCTTGCAGATCTCTTATGTTGAACCTTGGTCAGTCGGGTTTGAGGCCCTCACAAATCAAGAAAGCTGTAAATGCAATTAAGTCTCCATTTGAAATTGAAGTTACCTCTAAGCAATGCGTTGATGTTTTGTCTCAGCAACGAAAACAATACAAAGGCAAAGAGTTTTATGGGCTAATAAAACATCTTCAAGATAAATCAAAAAGAGATTTGAACCAGTACTTTGAGATTGACTTGTTTGCCGACGGATCTCCAAGAAATATATTTTGGGCTGATGGAAGATCAAGAGATGCTTATTTGAAATTTGGAGATGTTGTTGTGTTTGATGTTACGTATATGACCAACAGATTTAGGTTGCCATTTGCTCCATTTGTCGGGGTGAATCATCATGGTCAATCTATACTTTTTGGTGGTGCATTGCTAGAAAACGAAAAGGAAGAGACTTTCCAATGGTTATTTGAGCATTTCCTAAAGTGCATGTTTAACAAGTATCCTGCTGCAATAATAACCGAGCAGGATAAAGCTATAGGCAATGCAATTTGCAAAGTTTTTCCAAACACCCGACATCGCTATTGTGTTTGGCACATTAACAGGCACGAGTTGGAACATTTGAACCAATTTGCATCCCGCTTTAGTGATTTCCAGGAGTCTTATAAACGATGGGTAAAGAGTGATACAACCAAGGAATTTGAAACCCAATGGGAAGTTATAAATTCTAAGTATAACTTAGATAGTAGTAATTGGATGGTGGAGATGTATAAGCTACGAAACTTTTGGGTTGAAGCTTTCTTCAAAGATATTTTTTTGGCAGGCATGACAACTAGCCAACGAAGTGAGAGCATCCATTCTTACTTTGATGGATATGTTAATTCAAATACCATGTTGAATGAGTTTGTAATCCAATATGATAAAGCTGTTGATGATCGGAGGGTTGCCGAAGAAGATGAAGACTTTCAGACTATAAACACGTTGCCGGTTCTTTCGTCGGTTCATCCAATAGAAGCAAAAGCTGGTAAACTTTTA GTCTTCAAAAAGGAATGGATAGAAGCAACTAATAATTTAACTCATGAGACTTTAAGCAAGAGTATGGAAGAAAGTAGTTATAAGGTTGGTCAACTGAATGTTGATAAAAAATATTGGAGAACTGTCAAGGTTTTCTTCTTGAATAAGGTGGATGCTAGGTGTTCATGTGCTATGTTTGAAACACATGGGATATTATGCAAGCATATCTTATAtgtaatgaagaagaagaatgttgAGACCCTTCCTGATCATTACATTCTGCCTAGGTGGACAATTGCTTCCAGGTATAGGGCTGGTAGTGTTAGTATCGAAGACCCAAATAGTGAAAATGAAGTTAGTGCCTTAACTTTATGGTGTGTTCATAACAACTATACAAAAGCCGTTGATCAAGCAAGAGACTCTCCGAATGAAATTAACAGGCTAAATGCTTTCTTCTTGAAGTTTTTAGAAGAGCAAATGAAGCGTAAAAAGCCAACTATGCTtgagaataaaaataaagattctAATGTACGAATTTCTCAAGTAGACGCGATGCCCCAAATGTCTGTCAGGGATCCTGCTAATCGTGCTAACACTAAAGGGCGCCCAAAAAAGGCAACCAGAATTAAGCCTTTTATAGAAGTAAGGAAAAAGAAGACATGTTCCTATTGTGGAGGATTGGGTCACTACAAAACTGGGTGTCCAACAAAGAAG GTTAATGATTCTTTGGGAAAGAAACAGTGA
- the LOC122597708 gene encoding uncharacterized protein LOC122597708, translating to MHPDDEDKTTFYTNDGIYCYRKMPFGLKNVGATYQRLVDKAFGRQIGRNLEAYVDDVVIKSRNEEDMLVDIEETFKTLLKINIKLNPKKCSFGVEEGQFLGHVITREGFKADPEKIKDIHSMKAPRTLKEIQSLNGKLAALHRFLSKSAERSLPFFKTLKGCLDKQNFKWTGEAEKAFSELKEYLTHLPVMVAPIKGEVLQVYLAASEETISAVLTAERKGGQVPIYFVSRVLQSPETRYPEIEKLALALIHAARRLRRYFQAHPIQVLTDKPIKQVLTRPEVFGRLAKWAIKLREHEIEFRPRNAIKGQVLADFLAETPSKEPTQKRKTPTKEVYEEPMEPETWKLYTDGASSADASGAGLILTNPEGQEFTYALRFNFKATNNVSEYEALLAGLQIAQKMKVKHIHAFVDSQIVAFQVDGTYEAKEPVMKKYLEKVRQIRQQFLSFQIQNISRSKNKIADALSKLASTSFAHLTKKVLVETLERSSIEESPTVAPIEEDDPTWMTPIIDYLTNGTLPADRDQARKIRVKAPQYVLEEEGLYKKSYLGPLLRCVGPRQAKEVIREIHYGACGLHSGPRTVVAKITRMGYYWPSMHRDAEEEIRICDSCQIHSSVKKAPKNDLIPVTAGLSSNGESILWDHSQQPQVDSSS from the coding sequence ATGCAtccagatgatgaagataagaCAACATTCTACACGAATGATGGAATCTATTGTTACAGAAAAATGCCTTTCGGGTTGAAAAACGTTGGGGCTACATATCAAAGACTGGTTGACAAAGCCTTCGGAAGACAAATAGGCCGCAATCTTGAAGCTTATGTAGACGACGTGGTTATCAAAAGTCGCAATGAAGAAGATATGTTAGTAGACATAGAGGAAACTTTCAAAACCCTCCTCAAGATAAACATAAAGTTGAACCCCAAGAAGTGTTCATTTGGGGTAGAAGAAGGCCAATTCCTAGGGCACGTGATAACAAGAGAAGGGTTTAAAGCAGATCCAGAGAAGATAAAAGACATACACAGCATGAAGGCACCAAGAACTCTCAAAGAAATCCAAAGCCTCAACGGCAAGCTAGCAGCCCTACACAGATTTCTATCCAAGTCAGCAGAACGATCGCTCCCATTTTTCAAGACTTTGAAAGGCTGCTTAGACAAGCAGAATTTCAAATGGACCGGAGAAGCAGAAAAGGCATTCAGTGAACTTAAAGAATACTTAACGCATTTACCGGTGATGGTAGCCCCCATTAAGGGAGAAGTTTTGCAAGTCTACCTGGCAGCCTCAGAAGAAACCATTAGTGCAGTCCTAACAGCGGAGAGAAAGGGAGGGCAAGTGCCTATATACTTTGTGAGTAGAGTGCTCCAAAGTCCAGAAACAAGATACCCAGAAATTGAAAAGTTGGCCCTGGCATTAATCCATGCTGCTAGGAGGCTCCGGCGCTACTTTCAGGCCCACCCAATCCAGGTCCTCACAGACAAGCCGATAAAGCAAGTGCTTACTAGGCCAGAAGTATTCGGGCGATTGGCCAAATGGGCTATCAAACTAAGGGAGCATGAGATAGAATTTCGCCCAAGGAATGCCATCAAAGGACAGGTACTGGCAGATTTCCTAGCAGAGACACCAAGTAAAGAGCCTACTCAAAAAAGGAAGACCCCGACAAAAGAAGTGTATGAGGAGCCTATGGAGCCAGAAACATGGAAATTGTATACGGATGGAGCCTCCAGTGCCGATGCCTCCGGAGCTGGATTGATACTTACTAATCCAGAAGGCCAAGAATTCACATATGCCCTTCGGTTCAACTTCAAGGCAACCAATAATGTCTCAGAGTATGAAGCCCTACTGGCAGGACTCCAGATAGCCCAAAAAATGAAGGTGAAGCACATACACGCTTTTGTGGACTCACAGATAGTGGCTTTTCAAGTAGATGGAACTTATGAGGCAAAAGAGCCGGTTATGAAAAAATATCTTGAGAAAGTAAGGCAGATTAGACAACAATTTCTCTCTTTTCAGATTCAGAATATCAGTAGGAGCAAGAACAAGATAGCAGACGCCCTAAGCAAATTGGCATCTACATCGTTTGCTCACCTTACCAAGAAAGTGTTGGTAGAAACCTTAGAGAGAAGTTCGATTGAAGAAAGTCCGACTGTAGCCCCGATAGAAGAAGACGACCCTACATGGATGACACCAATTATCGATTATCTCACCAATGGAACACTTCCCGCTGATAGAGACCAAGCAAGGAAAATCAGAGTCAAGGCTCCACAATATGTACTCGAGGAAGAAGGCTTATACAAGAAATCATACTTGGGTCCTCTACTTCGATGTGTAGGACCAAGGCAAGCTAAGGAAGTTATTCGAGAAATACATTATGGAGCATGTGGTCTCCACTCTGGTCCAAGAACTGTTGTAGCCAAAATCACAAGAATGGGATACTATTGGCCCTCAATGCATAGAGACGCTGAAGAAGAGATAAGAATATGTGATTCGTGTCAAATACATTCCTCAGTAAAGAAGGCTCCCAAGAATGATCTAATACCTGTAACTGCAGGCCTTTCATCAAATGGGGAATCGATATTGTGGGACCATTCCCAACAGCCCCAGGTAGACTCAAGTTCCTAG
- the LOC122598449 gene encoding uncharacterized protein LOC122598449 — MPSRRKEMAGRTTDSFHDHGREIAIQYMSWQDDNFRRWTIMEKSLSETRKQVTMLKRQCRRYEDRNGTFAFGHQVEDLKTEFQIEKQRNDMVDAELDRERGKIWDLVKLAEDWKEKHDNSQKKIEELMLEFSEKEKCYLNEVRELKEKVGKLAGEKRAVLEAVPEFVRKLHSSLEFNLAMAEVQKFVVRLGAHCNLEKLHARNSKLDITKFEGYNPGIISELQNAGEKFRKKTYAYLTQLASSSGLSAEDLLKIPAPEATPTSFSAPAPSTS; from the exons ATGCCTTCTCGCCGTAAGGAGATGGCTGGTCGCACTACCGATTCCTTCCACGATCACGGTCGTGAGATAGCTATTCAATATATGTCTTGGCAg GATGATAATTTTCGCAGGTGGACGATTATGGAAAAGAGCCTGAGTGAAACAAGGAAACAGGTGACAATGCTAAAGCGCCAGTGTCGCAGATATGAGGATAGAAATGGCACCTTTGCATTCGGACACCAGGTTGAAGATCTTAAGACCGAATTTCAGATTGAAAAACAAAGGAACGATATGGTGGATGCAGAGTTAGACCGTGAAAGGGGCAAGATATGGGATTTGGTGAAGTTGGCGGAAGACTGGAAAGAAAAACATGATAACAGTCAAAAGAAAATTGAGGAGTTGATGTTGGAGTTTAGTGAGAAAGAGAAGTGTTATCTTAATGAGGTTCGTGAATTAAAAGAGAAAGTAGGCAAGCTTGCTGGTGAGAAACGGGCTGTGTTGGAGGCTGTTCCAGAGTTTGTCCGGAAACTTCATTCGAGCCTTGAATTCAATTTGGCCATGGCTGAGGTTCAAAAGTTTGTTGTCCGTTTGGGTGCTCACTGTAACCTTGAGAAGTTACATGCTAGGAATTCCAAGTTGGACATTACTAAGTTTGAAGGGTACAATCCAGGTATTATATCTGAGCTTCAGAATGCGGGGGAAAAGTTTCGAAAGAAGACTTATGCCTATCTTACTCAACTAGCATCTAGTTCGGGACTCTCGGCAGAAGACTTATTGAAGATTCCGGCTCCAGAGGCTACCCCTACTTCGTTTTCAGCTCCAGCTCCATCTACTTCTTAG
- the LOC122596111 gene encoding protein EFFECTOR OF TRANSCRIPTION 2-like encodes MVRMVNATAITTTSPPLLKRENCKHTKHDSVFSYWKILIGPNDWEDYLLNKEGVERYRTCNLPNCASCPGIYELGILVSPRRKEENASSKLSFKNVIPVYLGQADNVRTRMQQYGRDGDHLENGLSNGEQNDRKVLGLFSDIFAYGFAIAFRWAPMDSKKDAEIAESQLLKTFDYAWNRGMNGERRPGDIHQKLSNAASHTKRVHLIFKKLHAFPPKKVGLKIKRCDSPVFENGSNFYTNQKDTNILSRIFKFSRFRPTLVSKESFMNNNDVDICGVALGHGSICTRAPVEGRKRCMDHKGMKVNAFVKPHLPTNNTEITPHLTCGVTLDDASFCTRVPVVGRKRCEEHKGMRIIRKDKHYIPSSGLDLESGRFRNEQKSCEENIMGMMVNGNKSKISSTDLLTCAAITVSGSLCKRKPGQNSKFCWQHEAMRGHEQSLAI; translated from the exons ATGGTAAGAATGGTGAATGCcaccgccatcaccaccacatCGCCACCGCTGCTGAAAAGAGAGAATTGTAAGCACACCAAGCATGATTCTGTCTTTTCATATTGGAAG ATCCTTATAGGGCCTAATGATTGGGAAGATTATTTGTTGAACAAGGAAGGTGTAGAGAGATACAGGACTTGTAATCTTCCAAATTGCGCTTCATGTCCAGGGATTTATGAGCTTGGGATACTTGTTTCACCCCGAAGAAAAGAGGAAAATGCTAGCAGCAAACTTAGTTTTAAAAACGTAATTCCTGTTTATCTTGGACAAGCTGACAATGTTAGGACCAGAATGCAGCAGTATGGTCGAGATGGTGATCATCTGGAGAATGGCTTGTCAAATGGTGAGCAAAATGACCGGAAAGTACTTGGATTGTTCTCTGACATATTCGCATATGGGTTTGCCATTGCGTTTAGATGGGCTCCG ATGGATAGCAAGAAAGATGCTGAGATAGCAGAATCCCAGCTTTTAAAAACCTTTGATTATGCATGGAACAGAGGGATGAATGGAGAGCGTCGCCCAGGTGATATACATCAAAAGCTCAGTAATGCTGCTTCACATACTAAAAGGGTACATCTGATATTCAAGAAGCTTCATGCCTTCCCTCCGAAGAAAGTGGGTCTAAAAATTAAACGTTGTGACTCACCTGTGTTTGAAAATGGGTCCAACTTCTATACTAATCAAAAGGACACAAATATCCTCTCCAGAATTTTCAAGTTCAGCCGATTTCGACCTACCTTAGTGTCCAAAGAGAGTTTTATGAACAACAATGATGTCGATATATGCGGTGTAGCATTGGGTCATGGTTCCATATGCACAAGGGCTCCGGTTGAAGGAAGAAAGAGATGTATGGACCACAAAGGAATGAAAGTCAACGCGTTTGTAAAACCTCATTTACCTACAAACAACACAGAGATCACACCTCATCTTACTTGTGGAGTCACTCTAGATGATGCTTCTTTTTGTACAAGAGTGCCCGTTGTAGGGAGAAAAAGATGTGAGGAGCATAAAGGCATGAGAATCATTAGGAAAGATAAACATTATATACCAAGCTCTGGTTTAGATTTGGAGTCCGGGAGATTTCGTAATGAGCAAAAGAGTTGTGAAGAAAATATCATGGGGATGATGGTCAATGGGAACAAGTCAAAGATCTCGAGTACTGATTTATTGACTTGTGCGGCTATTACAGTTAGTGGTTCATTGTGTAAAAGGAAACCAGGTCAAAATAGCAAGTTTTGCTGGCAACATGAAGCAATGAGGGGTCATGAACAATCACTAGCCATATAA
- the LOC122596151 gene encoding pentatricopeptide repeat-containing protein At2g15690, mitochondrial-like, whose protein sequence is MALSLSSSIQFTIQIPKQPPKIICTASRNDAATNRRRAPPPKPPFIRKDNNYKQKPTTPFPPNDVKLLTLSKQGLIKETVEFMSQGVFAGYDVFEVVLDSCNDLELGKKVQQILIRSKYYGDVNLNSRLVEMYVRCNSMRDARRVFDRMREREDLALWHLMINGYVDNGEGEAGLLLFEKMKELGLNPSGETFRLVFLACAGIYSIQECLKQFKSMKNQYNLVPGVEHYLGVIGVLGKAGHLNEAMEFIESIPFEPPVEIWEELRDYARIHGDIEIEDRTEAFLVPLTVLSPARNQSRSNMLEGKNKVDEYRNADLYKEDAYGKLSGLNGQLRDAGYVPDTRYVLHDIDQEAKEQALMYHSERLAIAYGLISTPARTTLRIIKNLRICGDCHNAIKIMSKIVGRELIVRDNKRFHHFKDGKCSCGDYW, encoded by the coding sequence ATGgcattatctctctcatcatcTATCCAATTCACCATTCAAATACCCAAACAACCCCCCAAAATCATCTGCACCGCCTCAAGAAATGATGCCGCCACCAATCGCCGCCGTGCCCCACCACCAAAACCACCATTTATTCGCAAAGATAACAACTATAAGCAAAAACCCACCACCCCATTTCCACCAAATGATGTAAAGTTACTAACTTTAAGCAAACAAGGTCTTATTAAAGAAACTGTTGAGTTCATGTCTCAGGGTGTGTTTGCAGGATACGATGTTTTTGAGGTTGTGTTGGATTCGTGTAACGATCTTGAGCTGGGGAAGAAAGTTCAGCAGATTCTTATTCGGTCGAAATACTATGGGGATGTGAACTTGAACTCTAGATTGGTGGAAATGTATGTGAGATGTAATAGTATGAGGGATGCACGGAGAGTGTTTGATAGAATGCGTGAACGTGAAGACTTAGCGTTATGGCATTTGATGATTAACGGGTATGTAGATAATGGAGAAGGTGAAGCGGGTTTGTTGTTGTTTGAAAAAATGAAAGAGTTAGGGTTGAATCCAAGTGGGGAGACTTTTAGATTAGTTTTCTTGGCTTGTGCAGGGATTTATTCGATTCAAGAATGTTTGAAACAGTTTAAATCAATGAAAAATCAGTATAATTTGGTTCCAGGAGTGGAACATTATTTAGGGGTTATTGGTGTTTTGGGGAAAGCCGGGCATTTGAATGAAGCTATGGAGTTCATTGAAAGTATACCTTTCGAACCTCCTGTTGAAATATGGGAAGAGTTGAGGGACTATGCTCGAATccatggtgatattgaaattgaaGACCGTACGGAGGCGTTTTTGGTTCCATTAACAGTTCTGTCACCAGCAAGGAATCAATCAAGAAGTAATATGCTTGAAGGgaagaataaggttgatgaataCAGAAATGCAGATCTGTATAAGGAAGATGCATACGGTAAATTAAGTGGATTAAATGGTCAGTTGAGAGATGCTGGGTATGTGCCAGACACCCGGTATGTGCTTCATGACATTGATCAAGAAGCTAAAGAGCAGGCGTTGATGTACCACAGTGAGCGGCTAGCAATTGCATATGGTTTGATTAGCACTCCTGCTAGAACGACTCTTAGGATCATCAAGAACCTTAGGATTTGTGGTGATTGCCATAACGCTATCAAAATTATGTCCAAGATTGTTGGCAGGGAGCTCATTGTAAGGGATAATAAGCGATTTCATCATTTTAAGGATGGTAAATGTTCTTGTGGTGATTACTGGTAG